The following proteins are co-located in the Ailuropoda melanoleuca isolate Jingjing chromosome 13, ASM200744v2, whole genome shotgun sequence genome:
- the LOC100469295 gene encoding C-C motif chemokine 3 isoform X1 codes for MEVPAAALAVLLLTAALCSQTYSSSFGADTPTSCCFFYISRQIPQKFVVDYYETSSQCSKPGVIFQTKRGRQICADPREAWVQKYISDLELNA; via the exons ATGGAGGTCCCCGCGGCTGCCCTGGCCGTCCTGCTTCTCACCGCGGCACTCTGTTCCCAGACCTACTCTTCCTCTT TTGGTGCTGACACCCCGacttcctgctgcttcttctaTATCTCCCGGCAGATTCCTCAGAAATTTGTGGTCGACTATTACGAGACCAGCAGCCAGTGTTCCAAGCCCGGTGTCAT CTTCCAAACCAAAAGAGGCCGGCAGATCTGTGCTGACCCCAGGGAGGCCTGGGTCCAGAAGTATATCAGCGACCTGGAGCTGAATGCCTGA